In Danaus plexippus chromosome 6, MEX_DaPlex, whole genome shotgun sequence, a single window of DNA contains:
- the LOC116778922 gene encoding phospholipid scramblase 1-like isoform X2 produces the protein MFAGGWMTIPQGLTNCPPGLEYLSLIDQLLVHQKVELLEAFVGFETNNKYTIKNSLGQKVYYAVEDNDCCTRNCCGPTRPFDMKIMDNFKNEVIHLHRPLACDSCLCPCWLQTMEVTSPPGTVIGSIEQQWSICKPCYDIKNAAGDVVLKIKGPVCTFSICGDIEFNVYSRDGETKVGKITKQWSGLAREVFTDSDYFGITFPMDLDVKIKAVLLGACFLIDFMFFEKSGNNESDRPGML, from the exons ATGTTTGCGG gcGGTTGGATGACTATACCGCAAGGGCTAACAAACTGTCCGCCAGGTTTGGAGTACCTGTCCTTGATTGATCAGCTACTGGTGCATCAGAAGGTGGAACTGCTTGAGGCTTTTGTGGGCTTCGAaaccaataataaatatacgatAAAAAACTCTCTAGGCCAAAAAGTTTACTATGCTGTTGAAGACAATGATTGCTGCACGAGGAATTGTTGTGGTCCAACGCGTCCTTTCGATATGAAGATCATGGACAACTTCAAGAATGAG GTGATCCATCTCCATCGCCCGCTTGCGTGTGACTCGTGCTTGTGCCCGTGCTGGTTGCAGACCATGGAGGTGACGTCACCGCCTGGAACTGTTATCGGCTCCATAGAACAGCAGTGGTCAATCTGCAAGCCCTGTTATGACATCAAGAACGCAGCCGGGGACGTCGTGTTGAAGATCAAGGGACCGGTCTGTACCTTCTCCATCTGCGGCGACATCGAGTTCAAT gtGTATTCAAGAGACGGTGAGACGAAGGTGGGTAAAATAACTAAGCAGTGGTCCGGTCTGGCGCGGGAGGTCTTCACTGACAGCGACTACTTCGGCATCACCTTCCCTATGGACCTGGACGTTAAGATAAAGGCTGTGCTGCTCGGAGCCTGCTTCCTCATA GATTTTATGTTCTTCGAGAAATCTGGAAATAATGAATCCGATCGTCCGGGAATGTTGTAA
- the LOC116778922 gene encoding phospholipid scramblase 1-like isoform X3, with translation MTIPQGLTNCPPGLEYLSLIDQLLVHQKVELLEAFVGFETNNKYTIKNSLGQKVYYAVEDNDCCTRNCCGPTRPFDMKIMDNFKNEVIHLHRPLACDSCLCPCWLQTMEVTSPPGTVIGSIEQQWSICKPCYDIKNAAGDVVLKIKGPVCTFSICGDIEFNVYSRDGETKVGKITKQWSGLAREVFTDSDYFGITFPMDLDVKIKAVLLGACFLIDFMFFEKSGNNESDRPGML, from the exons ATGACTATACCGCAAGGGCTAACAAACTGTCCGCCAGGTTTGGAGTACCTGTCCTTGATTGATCAGCTACTGGTGCATCAGAAGGTGGAACTGCTTGAGGCTTTTGTGGGCTTCGAaaccaataataaatatacgatAAAAAACTCTCTAGGCCAAAAAGTTTACTATGCTGTTGAAGACAATGATTGCTGCACGAGGAATTGTTGTGGTCCAACGCGTCCTTTCGATATGAAGATCATGGACAACTTCAAGAATGAG GTGATCCATCTCCATCGCCCGCTTGCGTGTGACTCGTGCTTGTGCCCGTGCTGGTTGCAGACCATGGAGGTGACGTCACCGCCTGGAACTGTTATCGGCTCCATAGAACAGCAGTGGTCAATCTGCAAGCCCTGTTATGACATCAAGAACGCAGCCGGGGACGTCGTGTTGAAGATCAAGGGACCGGTCTGTACCTTCTCCATCTGCGGCGACATCGAGTTCAAT gtGTATTCAAGAGACGGTGAGACGAAGGTGGGTAAAATAACTAAGCAGTGGTCCGGTCTGGCGCGGGAGGTCTTCACTGACAGCGACTACTTCGGCATCACCTTCCCTATGGACCTGGACGTTAAGATAAAGGCTGTGCTGCTCGGAGCCTGCTTCCTCATA GATTTTATGTTCTTCGAGAAATCTGGAAATAATGAATCCGATCGTCCGGGAATGTTGTAA
- the LOC116779006 gene encoding ras-related protein Rap-2a — MREFKVVVLGSGGVGKSALTVQFVSGCFMEKYDPTIEDFYRKEIEVDNSPCVLEILDTAGTEQFASMRDLYIKNGQGFVVVYSLTNHQTFQDIKPMKELITRVKGSERVPILLVGNKADLDHQREVSQTEGSALAQMWGCPFVEASAKSRTNVNEMFAEIVREMNVSPEKDKRPYCCCTVL; from the coding sequence ATGCGCGAATTCAAAGTGGTCGTGCTGGGCTCGGGTGGGGTCGGAAAAAGTGCTTTAACTGTACAGTTTGTGTCCGGATgttttatggaaaaatatgACCCCACCATAGAAGATTTTTATAGGAAAGAAATAGAAGTGGATAACTCTCCATGTGTTTTGGAAATATTGGATACAGCGGGAACAGAACAATTTGCTTCCATGAGAGATCTGTACATAAAGAATGGCCAAGGCTTTGTTGTTGTATATTCCTTAACAAATCATCAAACTTTTCAAGATATTAAACCAATGAAGGAGTTGATAACTCGCGTTAAGGGGTCAGAGCGTGTACCTATTTTGTTAGTGGGTAATAAAGCTGATTTGGACCATCAACGCGAAGTTTCGCAGACTGAGGGTTCGGCGCTGGCGCAGATGTGGGGCTGCCCATTCGTGGAAGCTTCAGCGAAAAGTCGCACTAACGTCAACGAAATGTTTGCTGAAATAGTGCGTGAAATGAACGTTAGCCCTGAAAAGGATAAGAGACCTTATTGTTGTTGTACAgtgctttaa
- the LOC116778922 gene encoding phospholipid scramblase 2-like isoform X1 has protein sequence MSHKPTPYSPNFPQSQGYGPPEESDKASESYPLNPQHGYPGPPPGPMLPPGAQPLPGMQHGFQPGFQPGFQPGFQPGFQPGFQPGYAPGYPHPQHGYPAPIMQQPTLQPGGWMTIPQGLTNCPPGLEYLSLIDQLLVHQKVELLEAFVGFETNNKYTIKNSLGQKVYYAVEDNDCCTRNCCGPTRPFDMKIMDNFKNEVIHLHRPLACDSCLCPCWLQTMEVTSPPGTVIGSIEQQWSICKPCYDIKNAAGDVVLKIKGPVCTFSICGDIEFNVYSRDGETKVGKITKQWSGLAREVFTDSDYFGITFPMDLDVKIKAVLLGACFLIDFMFFEKSGNNESDRPGML, from the exons ATGTCACACAAGCCAACTCCATATAGTCCAAATTTTCCACAAAGCCAAGGATATGGACCTCCCGAAGAAAGTGATAAAGCATCAGAAAGTTACCCTTTGAACCCCCAACATGGTTACCCAGGGCCTCCCCCTGGGCCAATGCTCCCACCTGGTGCACAACCACTTCCGGGTATGCAGCACGGATTCCAACCAGGTTTCCAGCCTGGATTCCAACCGGGATTCCAGCCTGGATTCCAACCTGGGTTTCAGCCAGGATATGCTCCAGGTTATCCACATCCTCAGCATGGTTATCCAGCACCAATTATGCAACAGCCTACACTTCAGCcag gcGGTTGGATGACTATACCGCAAGGGCTAACAAACTGTCCGCCAGGTTTGGAGTACCTGTCCTTGATTGATCAGCTACTGGTGCATCAGAAGGTGGAACTGCTTGAGGCTTTTGTGGGCTTCGAaaccaataataaatatacgatAAAAAACTCTCTAGGCCAAAAAGTTTACTATGCTGTTGAAGACAATGATTGCTGCACGAGGAATTGTTGTGGTCCAACGCGTCCTTTCGATATGAAGATCATGGACAACTTCAAGAATGAG GTGATCCATCTCCATCGCCCGCTTGCGTGTGACTCGTGCTTGTGCCCGTGCTGGTTGCAGACCATGGAGGTGACGTCACCGCCTGGAACTGTTATCGGCTCCATAGAACAGCAGTGGTCAATCTGCAAGCCCTGTTATGACATCAAGAACGCAGCCGGGGACGTCGTGTTGAAGATCAAGGGACCGGTCTGTACCTTCTCCATCTGCGGCGACATCGAGTTCAAT gtGTATTCAAGAGACGGTGAGACGAAGGTGGGTAAAATAACTAAGCAGTGGTCCGGTCTGGCGCGGGAGGTCTTCACTGACAGCGACTACTTCGGCATCACCTTCCCTATGGACCTGGACGTTAAGATAAAGGCTGTGCTGCTCGGAGCCTGCTTCCTCATA GATTTTATGTTCTTCGAGAAATCTGGAAATAATGAATCCGATCGTCCGGGAATGTTGTAA
- the LOC116778920 gene encoding regulator of microtubule dynamics protein 1-like has product MFSCAMSKKFFQTSIRRFLGMWNHHKYSKMNLMLSRIKTNSEKNKEYVLWTGFFSIWPSSMDNDERAKDKKAVLINSILEVSDNVFETGKYEECYNLLINCENKEDVEIKWRISRVLYNMAKDQKYNQSYRKELTLKAHEVISQELPSHYDHFAVQKWYALTLEAKSKSEGLKQRIEQLETVKKHMDLAVSMNPNDASLLHMLGEWCYQITDLPWHQRKTAETLYAKLPNSTYEDALEYFLRAEEAQPRFYSINLLRLGMCYLKLNMEDQAKYYLKLAASYPAKSNDDHQANKEAAEILKKIK; this is encoded by the exons ATGTTTAGTTGTGCGATGtctaaaaaattctttcagaCGTCGATTCGTCGTTTTTTGGGGATGTGGAACCATCATAAGTATAGTAAAATGAATTTGATGCTATCCCGG ATTAAAACGaatagtgaaaaaaataaagaatacgtGCTTTGGACAGGTTTTTTCTCTATATGGCCAAGTAGTATGGACAATGATGAAAGAGCTAAAGATAAAAAGGCAGTCCTTATAAATTCCATCTTGGAAGTATCTGATAATGTTTTCGAAACAGGAAAATACGAGGAATGCTATAATTTACTTATCAATTGTGAG AATAAGGAAGACGTAGAAATAAAATGGCGTATTTCACGTGTTCTGTATAATATGGCAAAAGATCAAAAATACAATCAGAGTTACAGGAAAGAGCTGACACTTAAAGCTCACGAAGTGATCTCTCAGGAGTTGCCATCTCATTATGATCATTTCGCTGTACAGAAATGGTATGCTCTGACATTGGAGGCTAAAAGTAAAAGCGAAGGCTTAAAACAAAGGATAGAACAACTCGAAACGGTTAAAAAGCATATGGAT ttagCGGTTTCTATGAATCCAAACGACGCGAGTCTTTTACATATGCTGGGTGAGTGGTGTTACCAGATCACAGATCTACCCTGGCATCAGAGGAAAACTGCCGAGACGTTGTACGCAAAATTGCCAAACTCAACATACGAAGACGCTCTTGAATATTTCTTAAGGGCAGAAGAAGCTCAACCTAGATTTTACAGTATTAATCTACTTAGATTAGGTATGTGTTATTTGAAACTGAATATGGAAGACCAAGCTAAATACTATTTGAAATTAGCAGCGAGCTATCCGGCGAAATCGAATGACGATCATCAAGCGAACAAAGAGGCTgcggaaatattaaaaaagattaagtaa